The genomic window CTCTCCTCGTCCTTGTTCACGGGTTCCCTTCGTCACGAGGCGTCGCTCGCTCGATCATGCAGTGCGAGAGGGTCTGGGGTCGATGGTATGCCGCTCGCTGTCAGTGGCGGGCCGTAGGGTCTGGGTCATGAGTACGAGTCAGCCGCCCCCGGAGGGCCTGCCGCAGCCTGTCCTGGAGGATGTGCCCGCGGCCGCGGACGGTCATCCCTCGCCGCCCGAGGCCCAGCGGCCCGGGCCGGAGGGCCGGCCGCCGGTTTCGCTGTCCCCTTCGCGGGCGAGCGACTTCATGCAGTGCCCTCTGCTGTACCGGTTCCGGGTGATCGACAAGCTGCCGGAGAAGCCGAGCGAGGCGGCGACCCGGGGGACGCTGGTCCATGCCGTGCTGGAGCGGCTCTTCGACGCGCCCGCGGTGGAGCGCACGCCGCCGCGGGCGAAGGCGCTGATCCCGGGTCAGTGGGACCGGCTGCTGGAGTCGCGGCCCGAGCTGGGCGAGCTGTTCGCGCAGGACGCGGACGGTGAGCGGCTCGCGCGGTGGATGACGGAGGCGGAGCAGCTGGTCGAGCGGTGGTTCTCGCTGGAGGATCCGACGCGGCTGGAGCCGGCGGAGCGCGAGCTGTTCGTGGAGACGGAGCTGGAGTCCGGGCTGCGGCTGCGCGGGGTGATCGACCGGGTCGACGTGGCGCCGACGGGCGAGGTGCGGATCGTCGACTACAAGACGGGCAAGGCGCCCCGGCCGGAGTACAGCGAGGGCGCGCTGTTCCAGATGAAGTTCTACGCCCTGGTGGTCTGGCGGCTGAAGCGAGTGGTGCCGCGGCGGCTTCAGCTGGTCTATCTGGGCAGCGGAGAGGTGCTGACGTACGACCCGGTCGTGGCCGATCTGGAGCGGGTGGAGCGCAAGCTGCTGGCGCTGTGGGACGCGATCATGCAGGCCACGGAGACGGGTGACTGGCGCCCGCGCCCGACGAAGCTGTGCGGCTGGTGCGACCACCAGTCGGTCTGCCCGGAGTTCGGGGGCACGCCTCCGCCGTACCCCTTGCCGCTGGTGCCGCGGCCCTCGGGCGAGCGGTGAGCCCGGCGTTCTTCCAGAGGCTCGGGCGAGCGGCAGCCGGATGAATCGGGCATGAGCGGTCAGGGCAGAATGGGGCCGGTCTAGCGAAGGAGTTCCCGTGGCTGTCCGCGTCCTACTGGTCGATGACCAACCCCTGCTGCGCACCGGCTTCCGGATGATCCTGGAGGCGGAGCAGGACATCGCCGTGGTCGGTGAGGCCGGGGACGGCCTGCAGGCCCTGGACCAGGTGCGGGCGTTGCAGCCCGATGTGGTGCTGATGGACATCCGTATGCCGCGGATGGACGGGGTCGAGGCGACCCGGCAGATCACCGGTCCGGGGCGGGACGGCCCGGCGAAGGTGCTGGTGCTGACCACGTTCGACCTGGACGAGTACGTGGTGGAGGCGCTGCGGGCGGGTGCGAGCGGCTTCCTGCTGAAGGACGCGCCCGCGAACGAGCTGGTCCAGGCGATCCGGGTGGTCGCGGCGGGCGAGGCGATGCTGGCGCCGAGCGTGACGCGCCGGCTGCTCGACAAGTACGCGGACCATCTGCCGTCCGGCGAGGAGCCGGTCCCGGACACGCTGCACACGCTGACCGAGCGCGAGGTCGAGGTGCTCAAGCTGGTCGCCCGGGGCCTGTCGAACGCGGAGATCGCCGCGGACCTGTTCGTCAGCGAGACGACGGTGAAGACGCACGTCGGCCATGTGCTGACGAAGCTGGGCCTGCGCGACCGGGTCCAGGCCGCGGTGTACGCGTACGAGAGCGGCCTGGTGCGCCCCGGCGCCCAGTGAGCGGAGCGGGCTCGGCTCGCCTCCCCGGCCACATGGCGAGGAAGGCGAACCGAGCCCTTCGGAACGAGCCCCTCGGAGGGCTCAGCCCTTCTTGATCTCCCAGAAGCGGAAGACCGTCGACGCGTCGAGCGTCCACTCCAGGCCCGTGATGTTGCCGTGGGCCACCGCGTACTGCTTGCCCTGCCAGAGCGGCAGCACCGGGATCTCCTCGGCGACGAGGTTCTGGAGCTCGGCGAACTTCTGCTCGGTCTCGCCGCGGTCCGTCATGGCCGAGGTGCCGGGGATGATCTCGCCGGTGATCTTCTTGTTGTCGTAGTTGTTGCTGAGGACGTTGTCCGGGCCGAAGAACGGCTGCGTGAAGTTGTCCGGGTCCGGGTAGTCGGGGACCCAGCCCTTCACGTAGACGCCGTACTTCCCGGCCTGGATGTCCTTCTCGTACTGGTCGAACGCGACTGACTTGACGGTCGCCTCGAACAGGCCGCTGCCGTTGAGCTGCTTGGCGATGGCCTTCAGCGCCTGGTCGGTGGCCGGGCCGTAACGGCTCGGGGTGGACCAGAGGGTGATCTTCACCTTGTCGGTGATGTCGGCGTCGCGCAGCGCCTCACGGGCCTTGGCGGGCTGCGGGGAGCCGCCGTAGCGGTCGAAGAAGGCGGTGTTGTGGGTGCCGATACCGGCCGGGACGATCGAGTAGAGCGAGGTCGCCGTGGCCTGGTAGACGTCCCTGACCAGGGCGTCCCGGTCGACGAGGTAGGCGAATGCCTCGCGCACCGCGAGCTGGCCCGCGACCGGGTCGTCCATGTTGAAGACCAGGTGCTGGACCTCGGCGCTGGAGCCCTCGACGACGGCGATCTGCTCGTCGTCGGCGGACAGGGAGCCCTGGAGCTCCGTGATGTCCTGCGCGGTGAGACCTCGGTAGGCGACGTCGACGTCGCCCTGCTTGAGGGCGGCGCCGAGCTTCTTCTGGTCGCCGTGGAAGAAGGTGAGCGTGACGCCGCTGTTCTTCACCTCGGCGGTGCCCTTGTACTCGGGGTTGACCGAGAAGGCCGCTTCGTTGTCGCTGAACGAGTCGAGCTTGTACGGGCCCGAGCCGACGGCCTTGCCGTCCGTGCGCAGCGCCCCGGCCTCGTACTCGCGGTGGTCGACGATGGAGCCCGCACCCGAGGCGATCTTGCTCGGGAAGGTGGCGTCGGGCACCTTCAGGTGGAAGACGACCGTCTTCTCATCGGGGGTCTCGATGCGGTCGATGGTCGAGAGCAGCGGCCCGGGACCGGAGTCACTGTCGATCTTCAGCGCCCGCTCGAAGGAGAACTTGACGTCCTCGGAGGTCAGGCTGTTGCCGTTGCTGAACTTGAGGCCGTCCCGCAGCGTGCAGCGGTAGACGGTGCTGCCGCCCCCGTCGAAGCCGCACTTCTCGGCGGCTTCGGGCTCGGGCGTCGAGCTGCCCTTGGGGAAGGCCATCAGGGACTGGAAGACGTTGTTGAACAGCAGCCACGAGCCGGGGTCGTAACCGTCCGCGGGATCGGTGGCCAGCACTTCGTCGGACATGCCGACGACGACCTTGGAGCTGTCGCCCGAGGCGTCGTCGCTCTGTTCCGCGCCGCAGCCCGCCAGCAGTACGACGGAGAGCCCCGCGGCGATCGGGGCCGCCCCTCGCTTGAATATTGCCTTCACAGATCCTTGCCTCTTGCTCTCGAGAGCCGGCCACGACGTTCGCGACCGGTTACGCCGGGTACGGAAGATCAGGCGGTGCCGCGCGCGAGCTCCCACAACTGGAGATCGGACGAGGAGTTCAGCGTCCACTCGACGCCGGTGATGTCCGACCGCGCTGCGACGTACTGCTTGCCCTGCCACAGCGGCAGCACCGGCACCTCGTCGGCGACGATGGCCTGCAGCTTGTCGAAGGGCGCGGACGCGGCGCTGCGGTCGGCCTCGCGCCGCGACTCGGGGATGAGCTGGCCCCGCGCGACCGTGCTCACGTAGGGGGTGTTGAGGAAGTTGTCCTTGTCCAGGAACGGGGCGATGTAGTTGTCCGGGTCCGGGAAGTCGGGGAACCAGCCGAGGCCGTAGACGGCGTAGTCGCCGCGCTTCTGGGCGGGCCGGTACTTGGACCACTCGGTGCCCTGGATGGTGACGTCGAACAGCTTGCTGGCGTTGAGCTGGTCGCGCAGCGCCGCGAACTCCTTGGCCGTTCCGGGGCCGTAGCGGTCGGTGGTGTAGTGGAGCGAGAGCTTCACCGGGGTGGTGATTCCGGCGTCGCCGAGGAGCCCGGCGGCCTTCGCCCTGCTGGGCTCGCCGTACTTGTTGAAGAACGAGTTGGTGTGGCCGGCGATGCTGGACGGGATCAGCGAGTAGAGCGGCTCGGCCGTCGCGCCGTAGACCTTGCTCGCGATCTGGCCGCGGTCGACGACGGCTGCCATGGCCTGGCGGACCGCCTTGTCCTTCACGGACGGATCCTTGGTGTTGAAGCCCAGGTAGCGGATCTCCAGGCCGGGCATCTCGCTGAGCTCGATGCCCTCCTTGGGAGACTCCGTGAGCTCCTTGATCTGCTCCGGGGACATGACGCGGGCCATCATGTCGATCTGGCCGGACTCCAGGGCCGTGCCCATGGCCTCGGCGTCCGGGAAGGAGCGCAGCTCGACCTTGGCGTTGCGGAGCTTCAGATCGCCCTTGTAGCGGGGGTTCTTGGTGAAGACGGCCTTGACGAGCCGGTCGCCGGCGGTCTCGGTCGTGAGGGTGTACGGGCCCGAGCCGTCGACCTCGAAGCCGTCGCGCAGCTTCTCGGCGTCGTACGTGTCACGGCTGAGGATGCCGGCGACAGGCGTCGAGAGCTTGTACGGGAAGGTGGCGTCGGGCGTGCTGAGGTGGAAGACGAGCTCCTTGTCGTCCTTGACCTCGATGGTGTCGATGTTGGAGAGCAGACCGGCCGCGCCGTTGTCGGACTTGATGTCCAGGACGCGCTCGATGGAGAACTTCACGTCGTCGGCGGTGACGGGCTTGCCGTCGGAGAACGTGAGGCCGTCGCGGAGCGTGCAGCGGTAGCTCTCGCTCTCCTTGTCCGTGAAGAGACAGCGGGACGCGGCCTCGGGGACGGGCTCGCCGCCGCCGCGCGGCACGTGCATGAGGGTCTGGACCGTCTGGCGCAGGACGTTCCAGGCGCCGGTGTCGTACGCGTAGGCCGGGTCGAAGGGCGCGGGGGCGTCGCTGCTGGCGACGAACTGGTCCGTGGTTCCGACGACTATGGCGTCACCGCCGCCGACCCCGCTGCCCTCTGTGCCACAGGCGGCGAGTACGGGCGCGGTGAGCAGGCCCATCACGGCCGGCAGCACCAGAGTCTTGCGGTTCATCGTGGACGTTCTCCCTCATCCCTGACGGGGATACAGCGCTCTACGGGATACTCCGCCGCTGCCGCCCGGTCGGGGTGGGCGATCGGGCCGGGGCAGGAACGATCGGTCCTGTTTCCACGGCGACTTGGGTGGTGTCCGGGAGCACAGGAAGGGGTGCGGCGGAGCTCTCGCGACGAGATTAGTGGTCAGGGCAGGCATCCTGGACCGGGCCCGTGCCGGGTCACTCTTCGCCGGATGATCAGTAATGACGGCAGCTCGATACCCATGCGTCGGATGATTCGTACACGAATTCATCAATCAGGACACAAGGGCGCGGCCGAAGCACCCCAGAACGGCTCCGGACCGCATGGATCGCACATTCGGACGTAACTTCGAGTGACGAAAGTCACGCCCGGTGGGGGTTACGGAGAATTACTGGCTCGATGCCGAGCGTTTCCAGCGAATTTTACGGACACACTCGGTGCCGGCCTTAGTTCATCCGGGTGATGAGGGTGCGGAGGAAGGACAGATCGACTTCCTCCAGCGAGCCCACGACGACCCGTCCGTCGGCGGGCGCGATGGGTGCCACGGAGGGGACCGCGACGACCCGGCAGCCGGCGGCCTCGGCCGCGGCGACACCGGTGGCGGTGTCCTCGATGACGGCGCATCTGCCGGGCTCGGCGCCCAGCCCGCGGGCCGCGAGCAGATACGGGTCGGGGTGCGGCTTGGTGCGGGCGACGTCGTCGCCCGCGACGGTCAGTGAGAAGCGGTCCCGGCCCAGGGAGGCGAGGACGCGGTCGATGATGCGCCGGTGCGAGGCGGAGACCAGGGCGGTGGGCACATTGTGCGCGGCGAGCTCGGCCAGCAGCCGCTCGGCGCCCGGCATCAGCGGCACACCCCGGGTGATGCGGTCCTCGAAGCGCTCGTTGAGCAGGACGGTGAGCTCGGGGAGGGTGATGTCGGCGCCCGTGGCCTCGATGAGATACCCGGCGCTGCGGGTCATCGGGCCGCCGACCACCACGTCCCGCCACGCCTCGTCGAGGTCGTGGCCCAGGTCCGCGAAGACCTCCACCTCTGCGTCCCACCAGAAGCCCTCGGTGTCCACGAGGGTGCCGTCCATGTCGAGGAAGACGGCTTGCAGGGTGGAGTCCCCGGCCGTGCGGGTCAGGGACGCGGGGACCGTACTGGTCATCCGGCACACCTCCATGAGGGACGCGCAGGCCGGCCGCCAAATCGGGCGACCGGCCTGTATGGGACCGACCAGTGTACGTCGCGCGCGACGAAAGCGCGCGAATGGTCACCGCGCGTTGCTGCATCCCCCGGGTGACAGTCCCCGGACCCCCGGCCGGCTGCTACCCCGGACCCCCGGCCCCCGGACCCCCGGCCGCCTGCTACCGCGCGTTGAAGTACTTGGCTTCCGGGTGGTGGATCACGATGGCGTCCGTGGACTGCTCGGGGTGGAGCTGGAACTCCTCGGAGAGCTGCACGCCGATCCGCTCGGGTTCGAGCAGCTCGGCGATCTTCGCGCGGTCCTCCAGGTCCGGGCACGCTCCGTAACCGAGCGAGAAGCGGGCGCCGCGGTACTTCAGCGCGAACATGTCCTCGATGTCGGCCGGGTCCTCGCCGGCGAAGCCGAGCTCGGAGCGGACGCGGGCGTGCCAGTACTCGGCGAGGGCCTCGGCGAGCTGGACCGAGAGCCCGTGCAGTTCGAGGTAGTCGCGGTAGGAGTCGGACTCGAACAGCTTCGCGGTGGCCTCGCCGATCTTCGAGCCGACGGTGACGACCTGGAGCCCGACGACGTCGGTCTCGCCGGACTCCTCCGGGCGGAAGAAGTCGGCGAGGCACAGGCGGCGGCCGCGGCGCTGGCGCGGGAAGGTGAAGCGGGTGCGCTCCGAGCCGTCGTCGCCGAGGAGGATCAGGTCGTCGCCCTTGGAGACGCAGGGGAAGTAGCCGTACACGACGGCCGCCTCCAGCATGTTCTGGGTGTGCAGCTGGTCCAGCCAGCCGCGCAGCCGCGGACGGCCCTCGGTCTCGACGAGCTCCTCATAGGTCGGGCCGTCGCCGGTGCGTGCCTGCTTGAGGCCCCACTGGCCCTTGAAGAGCGCGCCTTCGTCGAGCCAGGAGGCGTACTCCTTGAGCTGGATGCCCTTGACGACGCGGGTGCCCCAGAACGGCGGCTCGGGGATCCGGTTGTCGGTGGCGACGTCGGAGCGTGCGGTGCCCTCCTCAGGGCGCTCCTCCACGACCGCGTTCGTGGTGGCGCGGACGCGGCGCTGCTTGAGCTCGGGCAGGGCGGCGCCGGGGACGCCGCGCTTGACGGCGATGAGGGCGTCCATCAGCCGCAGGCCCTCGAACGCGTCGCGTGCGTAGCGGACTTCGCCCTCGTAGATCTCGTGGAGGTCCTGCTCGACATAGGCCCGGGTCAGCGCCGCGCCACCGAGGATGACCGGGTACTCGGCCGCCAGCTTGCGCTGGTTCAGCTCCTCCAGGTTCTCCTTCATGATCACGGTGGACTTCACCAGGAGGCCGGACATGCCGATGACATCGGCCTTGTGCTCCTCGGCGGCCTCCAGGATCGCGGAGACGGGCTGCTTGATGCCCAGATTGACCACGTTGTAGCCGTTGTTGGAGAGGATGATGTCCACGAGGTTCTTGCCGATGTCGTGGACGTCGCCGCGGACGGTCGCGAGGACGATGGTCCCCTTGCCCGCACCTCCCTCGCCGTCGGCGGTTTTCTCCATGTGCGGTTCCAGATGGGCGACCGCGGACTTCATCACCTCGGCCGACTGGAGCACGAACGGCAGTTGCATCTGCCCGGAGCCGAAGAGCTCGCCGACGACCTTCATCCCGTCCAGCAGCGTCTCGTTGACGATGTCGAGCGCCGGCCGGCCCTTGAGCGCCTCGTCGAGGTCGGCCTCCAGGCCGTTCTTCTCACCGTCGATGATGCGGCGCTTGAGGCGCTCCTCCAGCGGGAGTGCGGCGAGTTCCTCGGCCTTTCCGGCCTTCAGGGACTTGGTGGTGGCGCCCTCGAAGAGCGCCATCAGCTTCTGGAGCGGGTCGTAGTCCTCGCCACGGCGGTCGTGGATCAGGTCCAGCGCCGTGCGCACCTGCTCCTCGTCGAAGCGCGCGATCGGCAGGATCTTGCTGGCGTGCACGATCGCCGAGTCCAGGCCGGCCTTCACGCACTCGTCCAGGAAGACCGAGTTGAGCAGGATCCGCGCGGCCGGGTTGAGGCCGAAGGAGATGTTCGACAGACCCAGCGTCGTCTGGACCTCCGGGTGACGGCGCTTGAGTTCGCGGATCGCCTCGATCGTGGCGATGCCGTCTCGCCGGGACTCCTCCTGGCCGGTGCAGATGGTGAAGGTGAGCGTGTCGATGAGGATGTCGGACTCGCGGATGCCCCAGTTGCCGGTGAGGTCCGCGATCAGCCGCTCGGCGATGGCGACCTTCGTCTCGACGGTGCGGGCCTGGCCCTCCTCGTCGATGGTCAGCGCGATCAGCGCGGCGCCGTGCTCCTGGGCCAGCCGGGTCACCTTCGCGAAGCGCGAGTCGGGGCCGTCGCCGTCCTCGTAGTTCACGGAGTTGATCACCGCCCGGCCGCCGAGCTTCTCCAGACCGGCGCGGATGACCTCGACCTCGGTGGAGTCCAGCACGATCGGCAGCGTGGAGGCGGTGGCGAAACGGCCCGCCAGCTCCTCCATGTCGGCGACACCGTCACGGCCGACGTAGTCCACGCACAGGTCGAGCATGTGGGCGCCCTCGCGGATCTGGTCACGGGCCATCTCCACGCAGTCGTCCCAGCGGCCTTCCAGCATGGCCTCGCGGAACTTCTTCGACCCGTTGGCGTTCGTCCGCTCGCCGATCGCCAGGTACGAGGTGTCCTGACGGAACGGCACCGTCTGGTAGAGCGAGGCGGCGCCCGGCTCCGGGCGCGGGGCCCGCTCGGCCGGGGCGAGGCCCCGTACGCGCTCGACGACCTGGCGCAGGTGCTCCGGCGTCGTACCGCAGCAGCCGCCGATCAGGGACAGTCCGTACTCGCGCACGAACGTCTCCTGGGCATCGGCGAGTTCAGGGGCCGTGAGCGGGTAGTGGGCGCCGTCCTTGCCGAGCACCGGCAGACCGGCGTTCGGCATGCAGGACAGCGGGATACGCGAGTGGCGGGCCAGATAGCGCAGGTGCTCGCTCATCTCCGCCGGGCCGGTCGCGCAGTTCAGGCCGATCATGTCGATGCCCAGCGGCTCCAGCGCGGTCAGTGCCGCACCGATCTCGGAACCCAGGAGCATCGTGCCGGTCGTCTCGACCGTCACCGAGACGATCAGCGGGAGGTCGAGGCCGCCGGCTTCGAGGGCCCGCCGGGCGCCGAGGACGGCGGCCTTGGTCTGGAGCAGGTCCTGGGTGGTCTCCACCAGCAGGGCGTCCGCACCGCCGGCGATCATGCCCTCCGCGTTCTGCTGGTAGGCGTCGCGCAGAGGCGTGTACGGGGCGTGGCCCAGCGTCGGCAGCTTCGTGCCCGGGCCCATCGAACCGAGCACCCACCGCTGCCGACCGGTCGAGGCCGTGAACGCGTCGGCCGCCTCGCGGGCGATACGGGCGCCCGCCTCCGACAGCTCGTACACACGCTCCGCGATGTCGTACTCACCGAGCGCCGCGAAGTTGGCCCCGAAGGTGTTGGTCTCGACGCAGTCGACCCCGACCTCGAAGTACGCCTCGTGGACCGAACGGACGATGTCCGGGCGGGTGACGTTGAGGATCTCGTTGCAGCCCTCGAGGTTCTGGAAGTCATCGAGGGTCGGGTCCTGGGCCTGGAGCATGGTGCCCATCGCCCCGTCGGCCACCACCACACGGGTGGCGAGGGCCTCGCGGAGGGCGGCGGCTCGGGTCCGGCTGTCGGCGGAGGGGGTCGGCAACGAGGCCATGGAATGTGCTCCCTGGGATGCGACGGCTGTCGGCTTTGCGGCTTCCCTGCGGAAGGCGCACCCGGCCAGGGTAGCCGGGCCCGCTCCGATGCGGCGTCCCGTCCCAGCCGGTGGACGCCATGCTGTACGGGGCAACTGGGTGATGACTCGATGATGTCTCGATCCGCACTGTCTTGCGACACTGTTCACGCGGTAACACAGATTCGGCATCGACCGATACTGTTCAGCATTGTCGAACCATGGGTGAGAAGGGCAGGCCGGAGGCGATGGCGAAGAACATCCAGTCGCTCGAACGGGCGGCGGCGATGCTGCGGCTGCTCGCGGGCGGCGAGCGCCGGCTCGGGCTGTCGGACATCGCCTCTTCGCTCGGACTGGCCAAGGGCACCGCCCACGGCATTCTGCGCACCCTCCAGGCGGAGGGCTTCGTCGAGCAGGACGAGGCGTCCGGCCGCTACCAGCTGGGGGCGGAGCTGCTCCGGCTCGGCAACAGCTATCTGGACGTGCACGAGCTGCGGGCGCGGGCGCTGGTCTGGACGGACGACCTGGCCCGGTCCAGCGGCGAGAGCGTCCACCTGGGGGTGCTGCACCAGCACGGCGTGCTCATCGTCCACCACGTGTTCCGGCCCGACGACAGCCGCCAGGTGCTGGAGGTGGGCGCGATGCAGCCGCTGCACTCGACGGCCCTGGGCAAGGTGCTGACGGCGTTCGACCCGGTGGCGCACAGCGAGGCCATGGAGGTCGACCGCAAGGCGTTCACGCCGCGGACCGTCACGGACCTGGTCGAGTTCGAGGGGCTGCTGGACCTGACGCGGGCGCGGGGCTGGGCGGCCGATGTCGAGGAGACCTGGGAGGGCGTGGCCGCGGTGGCCGCGCCCATTCACGACCGCCGCCGGATGCCGGTGGGCGCGGTCGCCATCACGGGCGCAGTGGAGCGGGTGTGCGACGGGGCCGAGTTGCGCTCCGAACTCGTGGCGGCGGTGCGGGACTGTGCGCGTGCGGTCTCCCGCGACCTGGGCGCCGGGCGGTTCTGACCGTATTCACGGCTCCGACCGTTTCGCGGCTCCGGCCGTTTCGCGCAGTGGCCCTGACCGGCGGTGAACCGCTCCACCGGGCGGTTCTGATCGTTCCGGCGCATCATCGATAACGATCGGGGTCAACGGCTGCACAACCCTTGACGCCGTGTTAACCGGAGGGCAAAACTGCCGTTCATCGGTCGGCATTGTCGAACACCTACCGGAAATACGCGTAGAGTGTGCAACGCCAAGGGCCGGCATCGCTCTCATCTCCGAGGGCGCGGACCACGGAGGGACCCGTTGGTTCGCCTTCCCCTGGACGAAGGACAAAGGAGTCGCGGGTGTCCAGCTCCGACATCTTCATCGGCGAGATCATTGGTACCGCCGTACTCATCCTGCTCGGCGCCGGCGTTGTCGCCGCCGTCGTACTCAAACGCTCCAAGGCACAGGGCGCCGGCTGGGTCGCCATCGCCTTCGGGTGGGGCTTCGCCGTCATGACGGCGGTCTACATCTCCAGCCCCATGTCCGGTGCGCACCTCAACCCGGCGGTCACGCTCGCCATCGCGATCAAGAGCGGGGACTGGAGCAACTTCCCCCTCTACATCGCGGGCCAGCTCATCGGCGCCATGCTCGGCGCCTTCCTGGCCTGGCTTGCGTACTACGGCCAGTTCAAGGCCCATCTGTCGGACCCGGAGGTCGTGCCTCCGCCGCTCGACGAGGGCCTGGTCGACAAGAAGGCCGCCCCCAAGGCCGGTCCCGTGCTCGGCATCTTCTCCACCGGTCCCGAGATCCGGAACGTCTGGCAGAACCTGGTCACCGAGATCATCGGCACGGCGGTGCTCGTCCTCGCGATCCTCACCATCGGCCTGAACGAGAGCGGCAAGGGCCTCGGCCCGCTCGCCGGCCTGTACGTCGCCTTCGTCGTCGCCGCCATCGGCTTCTCGCTCGGTGGCCCGACGGGTTACGCCATCAACCCGGCACGTGACCTCGGCCCGCGCATCGTGCACGCACTGCTCCCGATGCGGAACAAGGGTGGCTCCGACTGGGGCTACGCCTGGATCCCGGTCGTGGGACCGCTGATCGGCTCGGCCCTCGCCGCGGGTATCTACCAGATCGCGTTCGCGTGAGCCGTACGCCCTCCCCTCAGACCTTCCAGGAGCACACCGTGACCGACGCACACACCGCCGGCCCGTTCATCGCGGCCATCGACCAGGGCACCACCTCCTCCCGCTGCATCGTCTTCGACAAGGACGGCCGGATCGTCGCGGTCGACCAGAAGGAGCACGAGCAGATCTTCCCGAAGCCGGGCTGGGTCGAGCACAACGCCGCCGAGATCTGGACCAACGTCCAGGAGGTCGTTGCCGGCGCCATCGAGAAGGGCGGCATCACCGCCGCCGACGTCAAGGCCGTCGGCATCACCAACCAGCGCGAGACCACGCTGCTCTGGGACAAGAACACCGGTGAGCCCGTCCACAACGCCATCGTCTGGCAGGACACCCGCACCGACGCGCTCTGCCGGGAGCTGGGCCGCAACGTCGGCCAGGACCGCTTCCGCCGTGAGACCGGACTGCCGCTGGCGAGCTACTTCTCCGGCCCGAAGGTCCGTTGGATGCTCGACAACATCAAGGGCCTGCGCGAGCGCGCCGAGCGCGGCGACATCCTCTTCGGGACCATGGACTCCTGGGTCATCTGGAACCTGACCGGCGGTGTCGACGGCGGCCGCCACGTCACCGACGTCACCAACGCCTCGCGCACCATGCTGATGAACCTGCACTCCATGGAGTGGGACGAGAAGATCGCCCAGTCCATGGAGGTGCCCATGGCGGTGCTGCCGGAGATCCGCTCCTCCGCCGAGGTGTACGGGCACGTCAAGGAGGGTGTCCTCGCGGGCGTTCCGGTCGCCTCCGCGCTGGGCGACCAGCAGGCCGCCCTGTTCGGCCAGACGTGTTTCGCCGAGGGCGAGGCGAAGTCCACGTACGGCACCGGCACCTTCCTGCTGATGAACACCGGCGACAAGATCATCAACTCTTACTCGGGTCTGATCACCACCGTCGGCTACAAGATCGGCGACGACGCTCCGGTCTACTCGCTGGAGGGCTCCATCGCCGTCACCGGGGCGC from Streptomyces formicae includes these protein-coding regions:
- a CDS encoding RecB family exonuclease, whose protein sequence is MSTSQPPPEGLPQPVLEDVPAAADGHPSPPEAQRPGPEGRPPVSLSPSRASDFMQCPLLYRFRVIDKLPEKPSEAATRGTLVHAVLERLFDAPAVERTPPRAKALIPGQWDRLLESRPELGELFAQDADGERLARWMTEAEQLVERWFSLEDPTRLEPAERELFVETELESGLRLRGVIDRVDVAPTGEVRIVDYKTGKAPRPEYSEGALFQMKFYALVVWRLKRVVPRRLQLVYLGSGEVLTYDPVVADLERVERKLLALWDAIMQATETGDWRPRPTKLCGWCDHQSVCPEFGGTPPPYPLPLVPRPSGER
- a CDS encoding ABC transporter substrate-binding protein; translated protein: MNRKTLVLPAVMGLLTAPVLAACGTEGSGVGGGDAIVVGTTDQFVASSDAPAPFDPAYAYDTGAWNVLRQTVQTLMHVPRGGGEPVPEAASRCLFTDKESESYRCTLRDGLTFSDGKPVTADDVKFSIERVLDIKSDNGAAGLLSNIDTIEVKDDKELVFHLSTPDATFPYKLSTPVAGILSRDTYDAEKLRDGFEVDGSGPYTLTTETAGDRLVKAVFTKNPRYKGDLKLRNAKVELRSFPDAEAMGTALESGQIDMMARVMSPEQIKELTESPKEGIELSEMPGLEIRYLGFNTKDPSVKDKAVRQAMAAVVDRGQIASKVYGATAEPLYSLIPSSIAGHTNSFFNKYGEPSRAKAAGLLGDAGITTPVKLSLHYTTDRYGPGTAKEFAALRDQLNASKLFDVTIQGTEWSKYRPAQKRGDYAVYGLGWFPDFPDPDNYIAPFLDKDNFLNTPYVSTVARGQLIPESRREADRSAASAPFDKLQAIVADEVPVLPLWQGKQYVAARSDITGVEWTLNSSSDLQLWELARGTA
- a CDS encoding HAD family hydrolase gives rise to the protein MTSTVPASLTRTAGDSTLQAVFLDMDGTLVDTEGFWWDAEVEVFADLGHDLDEAWRDVVVGGPMTRSAGYLIEATGADITLPELTVLLNERFEDRITRGVPLMPGAERLLAELAAHNVPTALVSASHRRIIDRVLASLGRDRFSLTVAGDDVARTKPHPDPYLLAARGLGAEPGRCAVIEDTATGVAAAEAAGCRVVAVPSVAPIAPADGRVVVGSLEEVDLSFLRTLITRMN
- a CDS encoding response regulator, producing the protein MAVRVLLVDDQPLLRTGFRMILEAEQDIAVVGEAGDGLQALDQVRALQPDVVLMDIRMPRMDGVEATRQITGPGRDGPAKVLVLTTFDLDEYVVEALRAGASGFLLKDAPANELVQAIRVVAAGEAMLAPSVTRRLLDKYADHLPSGEEPVPDTLHTLTEREVEVLKLVARGLSNAEIAADLFVSETTVKTHVGHVLTKLGLRDRVQAAVYAYESGLVRPGAQ
- a CDS encoding ABC transporter substrate-binding protein, translating into MKAIFKRGAAPIAAGLSVVLLAGCGAEQSDDASGDSSKVVVGMSDEVLATDPADGYDPGSWLLFNNVFQSLMAFPKGSSTPEPEAAEKCGFDGGGSTVYRCTLRDGLKFSNGNSLTSEDVKFSFERALKIDSDSGPGPLLSTIDRIETPDEKTVVFHLKVPDATFPSKIASGAGSIVDHREYEAGALRTDGKAVGSGPYKLDSFSDNEAAFSVNPEYKGTAEVKNSGVTLTFFHGDQKKLGAALKQGDVDVAYRGLTAQDITELQGSLSADDEQIAVVEGSSAEVQHLVFNMDDPVAGQLAVREAFAYLVDRDALVRDVYQATATSLYSIVPAGIGTHNTAFFDRYGGSPQPAKAREALRDADITDKVKITLWSTPSRYGPATDQALKAIAKQLNGSGLFEATVKSVAFDQYEKDIQAGKYGVYVKGWVPDYPDPDNFTQPFFGPDNVLSNNYDNKKITGEIIPGTSAMTDRGETEQKFAELQNLVAEEIPVLPLWQGKQYAVAHGNITGLEWTLDASTVFRFWEIKKG